One window from the genome of Pseudonocardia hierapolitana encodes:
- a CDS encoding maleylpyruvate isomerase N-terminal domain-containing protein, whose protein sequence is MSAEWNFTDPASRSNLMRAVRAEAASFFELAANTEWEAPTACERWQVRDHVGHMIDVTEGYFVGFDHARAGTEAPGAFGLPVMAERLDEHARAFRGLGREDALKRVHEDFERMLAISDGLTDEEWTGLMVPHPYMGPLPACCYPVFQLVDYTVHGWDIRERTDAARPLAGDAADLLVPVALIVWQSTALTSELAQPFAVGIRVTSGANAGDYRFDCGPEGLTYALSDLSDVPAVLEFDPGTLVLASYGRLRGGTVRGDQAVADRFRRLFFPI, encoded by the coding sequence ATGAGCGCTGAGTGGAACTTCACGGACCCGGCGAGCCGCAGCAACCTCATGCGCGCGGTGCGCGCCGAAGCGGCATCGTTCTTCGAGCTGGCGGCGAACACGGAGTGGGAGGCACCGACGGCTTGCGAGAGGTGGCAGGTGCGCGACCACGTCGGGCACATGATCGACGTCACCGAGGGCTACTTCGTCGGCTTCGACCACGCCCGCGCCGGCACCGAGGCGCCGGGCGCGTTCGGGCTCCCCGTGATGGCCGAGCGGCTCGACGAGCACGCACGCGCCTTCCGCGGCCTCGGCAGGGAGGACGCGCTCAAGCGCGTGCACGAGGACTTCGAGCGGATGCTGGCGATCAGCGACGGTCTCACCGACGAGGAGTGGACCGGCCTGATGGTGCCGCACCCCTACATGGGTCCGCTGCCGGCCTGCTGCTACCCGGTCTTCCAACTGGTCGACTACACCGTCCACGGCTGGGACATCCGGGAACGCACGGACGCGGCCCGCCCGCTCGCGGGGGACGCCGCCGACCTGCTCGTGCCCGTGGCACTCATCGTGTGGCAGTCCACGGCGCTCACGTCGGAACTCGCCCAGCCGTTCGCGGTGGGCATCCGCGTGACGTCCGGGGCGAACGCGGGCGACTACCGGTTCGACTGCGGCCCGGAGGGCCTCACGTACGCCCTCTCGGACCTGTCCGACGTGCCCGCGGTGCTGGAGTTCGACCCGGGCACGCTCGTGCTGGCGTCCTACGGGCGGCTCCGGGGCGGGACGGTTCGCGGCGACCAGGCCGTCGCCGACCGGTTCCGCCGCCTCTTCTTCCCGATCTGA
- a CDS encoding FAD-dependent monooxygenase yields MSEVVVVGAGPTGLLLAGDLAAAGVRVTVLERRLHESNLTRAFVVHARTLEQLDARGVADRLLATGTKVDHFRLFGSVSVDLAPLPSRFPFMLVTPQFEVERVLTERALAAGATLLRGADVRDVRQTADHVEVTYTLDGAERTVRAAYLVGADGHHSAVRRELGLGFPGRSVVRSLVLADLRMTDPPTEQLTVDGNADGFCFVVPFGDGWYRVIARDRRKELPDDAPVELDEIAWVARRVFGTDFGMHDPRWMSRFHSDERQVERYRVGRVFLAGDAAHVHSPAGGMGMNTGLQDAADLGWKLAAAVQGRGGDRLLDTYHDERHPVGRMVLRMSGGLLQAALLRSRLARTIRNIVFPAAFALPPIGAMARLRQSGIGISYGRPRGAHRLVGTRAADVTADDGTRLYEALRGGRFVLVAPPGFATPGGVAAHVVSGAETALLVRPDGYVAWAGRNPDGLRAALADWGATPAVAA; encoded by the coding sequence ATGAGCGAGGTCGTCGTGGTCGGCGCGGGGCCGACCGGCCTGCTGCTGGCGGGCGATCTCGCCGCCGCCGGGGTGCGGGTCACCGTGCTGGAGCGGCGGCTGCACGAGTCGAACCTGACCCGGGCGTTCGTGGTGCACGCCCGCACTCTCGAGCAGCTGGACGCTCGTGGGGTGGCGGACCGGCTCCTCGCGACCGGCACGAAGGTCGACCACTTCCGCCTGTTCGGCAGCGTCTCGGTCGACCTGGCGCCGCTGCCGAGCCGGTTCCCGTTCATGCTGGTCACGCCGCAGTTCGAGGTCGAGAGGGTGCTCACCGAGCGCGCGCTCGCGGCGGGGGCGACGCTGCTGCGCGGCGCCGACGTCCGCGACGTGCGGCAGACGGCCGACCACGTCGAGGTCACCTACACCCTCGACGGCGCCGAACGGACCGTGCGTGCCGCGTACCTCGTCGGGGCGGACGGGCATCACAGCGCCGTCCGCCGTGAGCTGGGGCTGGGGTTCCCGGGCAGGTCCGTGGTGCGGTCGCTGGTGCTCGCCGACCTGCGGATGACCGACCCGCCCACCGAGCAGCTCACGGTCGACGGGAACGCCGACGGGTTCTGCTTCGTCGTGCCCTTCGGCGACGGCTGGTACCGGGTCATCGCGCGGGACCGCCGCAAGGAGCTGCCCGACGACGCTCCTGTCGAGCTCGACGAGATCGCGTGGGTGGCGCGGCGCGTGTTCGGCACCGACTTCGGCATGCACGACCCCCGGTGGATGTCGCGCTTCCACAGCGACGAACGGCAGGTCGAGCGCTACCGAGTGGGGCGGGTGTTCCTGGCGGGCGACGCGGCGCACGTGCACTCCCCGGCAGGCGGCATGGGGATGAACACCGGGCTGCAGGACGCCGCCGACCTGGGCTGGAAGCTCGCGGCCGCCGTGCAGGGCCGCGGCGGCGACCGGCTGCTCGACACCTACCACGACGAGCGCCACCCGGTCGGCCGGATGGTGCTGCGCATGAGCGGCGGGCTGCTCCAGGCAGCGCTGCTGCGCTCCCGGCTCGCCCGGACGATCCGCAACATCGTCTTCCCCGCGGCGTTCGCCCTGCCGCCGATCGGGGCCATGGCCCGGCTGCGGCAGAGCGGGATCGGGATCTCGTACGGCCGGCCGCGCGGGGCACACCGCCTGGTCGGGACCCGCGCCGCCGACGTCACGGCCGACGACGGGACGAGGCTGTACGAGGCGCTTCGCGGCGGCCGGTTCGTCCTCGTCGCCCCGCCCGGCTTCGCGACGCCCGGCGGAGTCGCGGCGCACGTCGTGTCCGGCGCGGAGACCGCGCTGCTGGTGCGCCCGGACGGCTACGTCGCGTGGGCGGGCAGGAACCCCGACGGCCTGCGTGCCGCACTGGCCGACTGGGGTGCAACGCCCGCGGTGGCGGCCTGA
- a CDS encoding malate dehydrogenase, which translates to MSSSTSSPVTVTVTGAAGQIGYALLFRIASGQLLGPDTPVRLRLLEIPQAVKAAEGTAMELDDCAFPLLTGIDITDNANVAFDGTNVALLVGARPRTKGMERGDLLEANGGIFAPQGKAINDHAADDVRVLVVGNPANTNALIAQSAAPDVPAERFTAMTRLDHNRAIAQLAKKLDVPVTEIRRMTIWGNHSATQYPDLFHAEVGGKTAAEQVDESWLRDEFIPTVAKRGAAIIEARGASSAASAANAAIDHVYDWVNGTPEGDWTSAAIPSDGSYGVAEGIISSFPVTSKNGKWEIVQGLDIDEFSRGKIDASVAELVEEREAVKGLGLF; encoded by the coding sequence GTGTCTTCGTCGACCTCCTCCCCCGTCACCGTCACCGTCACCGGAGCCGCCGGCCAGATCGGCTACGCGCTGCTGTTCCGGATCGCGTCCGGCCAGCTGCTCGGGCCCGACACGCCGGTCCGGCTGCGCCTGCTGGAGATCCCGCAGGCGGTCAAGGCAGCCGAGGGCACGGCGATGGAGCTCGACGACTGCGCGTTCCCGCTGCTCACGGGCATCGACATCACCGACAACGCGAACGTCGCGTTCGACGGCACGAACGTCGCCCTGCTCGTCGGCGCCCGCCCGCGCACCAAGGGGATGGAGCGCGGCGACCTGCTCGAGGCCAACGGCGGGATCTTCGCCCCGCAGGGCAAGGCGATCAACGACCACGCCGCCGACGACGTGCGCGTCCTCGTGGTGGGCAACCCGGCCAACACCAACGCGCTGATCGCGCAGTCCGCCGCACCGGACGTGCCGGCCGAGCGGTTCACCGCCATGACCCGCCTCGACCACAACCGCGCGATCGCCCAGCTGGCCAAGAAGCTCGACGTACCCGTCACCGAGATCCGCCGGATGACGATCTGGGGCAACCACTCCGCCACCCAGTACCCCGACCTCTTCCACGCCGAGGTCGGCGGCAAGACCGCGGCCGAGCAGGTCGACGAGTCCTGGCTGCGCGACGAGTTCATCCCGACGGTCGCCAAGCGCGGGGCCGCCATCATCGAGGCGCGCGGCGCGTCGTCGGCGGCGTCGGCGGCCAACGCCGCGATCGACCACGTGTACGACTGGGTGAACGGCACCCCCGAGGGCGACTGGACCTCCGCCGCCATCCCGTCCGACGGCTCCTACGGCGTGGCCGAAGGCATCATCTCGAGCTTCCCGGTGACGTCGAAGAACGGGAAGTGGGAGATCGTTCAGGGCCTGGACATCGACGAGTTCTCCCGCGGCAAGATCGACGCGTCCGTCGCCGAGCTGGTCGAGGAGCGCGAGGCCGTGAAGGGTCTCGGCCTGTTCTGA
- a CDS encoding DUF485 domain-containing protein, whose product MPVPTVYQEVQRTPEFQELRRRLRAFVFPMSVAFLLWYLLYVLLASFAPAFMATKLWGNINIGLIIGLLQFVSTFAITTVYVRYANRHLDPAGAKLREMIEEGEV is encoded by the coding sequence ATTCCAGTACCCACCGTCTACCAGGAGGTGCAGCGAACTCCGGAGTTCCAGGAGCTGCGGCGCCGGCTGCGCGCCTTCGTCTTCCCGATGAGCGTGGCCTTCCTGCTCTGGTACCTGCTGTACGTCCTGCTGGCCAGCTTCGCACCCGCGTTCATGGCCACGAAGTTGTGGGGCAACATCAACATCGGACTGATCATCGGGCTCCTGCAGTTCGTCTCGACGTTCGCCATCACCACCGTCTACGTCCGCTACGCGAACCGGCACCTCGATCCCGCCGGCGCGAAGCTGCGCGAGATGATCGAGGAAGGAGAGGTGTGA
- a CDS encoding bifunctional [glutamine synthetase] adenylyltransferase/[glutamine synthetase]-adenylyl-L-tyrosine phosphorylase — MSAPAGQDRPVTRTGTSLARLGLTEPWVEATATELGWWAGDKPAAGAEAIMWALGRSPDPDLALRSAERLLNAVPDRQELDAALRADQVLRGRLISLLGSSTALADHLVAHPDRWHRLTGSAPPPGEGAREALLRAVGAGADVLTGAEAVTALRTAYRDEVLVLAAADLAAVGEPDLPVIDVAHVAAQLADLAAAALQAAHAVAVAENPSSGRLAVIAMGKCGGRELNYVSDVDVVFVAEPADQQTTRLASRLMRIAGDACFQVDANLRPEGRQGALVRTLDGHVSYYKRWAKTWEFQALLKARPVAGDPELGAAYADAVAPLVWSAADRDDFVADVQAMRRRVEDHIRPDHAEREIKLGAGGLRDVEFAVQLLQLVHGRTDEALRSPSTLDALTALARGGYVGREDGANLAASYRFLRLLEHRLQLQRMLRTHLMPAEDAVAAQRWLARAAGLRPDGRHDVVGVLNAEWSRTVLRVRRLHEKLFYRPLLTAVSRLPADTARLSEKAASARLAALGWASPDGALGHLRALTSGVSRAAAIQQTLLPVLLDELAHSPDPDRGLLAYRRVSEALAETPWYLRLLRDEGLVAERLMRLLGTSALVPDLLVRAPEVLRLLAAPVAGQVDELRRDPADFASALRTTVARQQDPDGAAATARSLRRHELLRVASADLLGLLEVEQVCAALSSVWVAVLQATLDSVLRAAGDAVPARLAVIGMGRLGGAELGYGSDADVLFVCEPVGGASDHEAAKWATGVAETVRRKLAAPNPDPALVVDADLRPEGRSGPLVRTLDSYRAYYARWSEPWEAQALLRASAVAGDEDLGRRFLHMVDPIRYPAAGIDAATVTEIRRIKARVDEERLPRGADRSTHTKLGHGGLADVEWTVQLLQMQHAGDVPELRTTSTLEGLHEAAEAGLLRREDADELVAGWRMATRARNAVMLVKGKPGDQLPRSGRELAAVASALGYPADGDPGVFLDDYRRATRRARAVVERVFYGW; from the coding sequence ATGTCGGCTCCGGCGGGGCAGGATCGACCCGTGACGCGCACCGGTACCTCGCTCGCACGGCTGGGGCTCACGGAACCGTGGGTGGAGGCCACGGCCACCGAGCTGGGTTGGTGGGCCGGGGACAAGCCGGCCGCCGGCGCCGAGGCGATCATGTGGGCGCTCGGGCGCAGCCCCGACCCGGATCTCGCACTGCGATCCGCCGAACGCCTGCTGAACGCCGTGCCGGACCGGCAGGAACTGGACGCCGCCCTGCGTGCCGACCAGGTGCTGCGGGGGCGGCTGATCTCGCTCCTGGGCAGCTCCACGGCGCTGGCCGACCACCTGGTCGCCCACCCCGACCGGTGGCACCGGCTCACCGGGTCCGCGCCGCCGCCGGGGGAGGGCGCGCGGGAGGCGCTCCTGCGGGCGGTCGGGGCCGGTGCGGACGTGCTCACCGGCGCGGAGGCCGTCACGGCGCTGCGCACCGCGTACCGCGACGAGGTGCTGGTGCTGGCGGCTGCCGATCTCGCGGCCGTCGGGGAGCCGGACCTACCGGTGATCGACGTCGCCCACGTGGCCGCCCAGCTCGCCGACCTCGCGGCCGCCGCGCTGCAGGCGGCGCACGCCGTGGCCGTTGCGGAGAACCCGTCGAGCGGCCGGCTCGCCGTGATCGCGATGGGCAAGTGCGGCGGGCGCGAGCTGAACTACGTGAGCGACGTCGACGTCGTGTTCGTCGCCGAACCCGCCGACCAGCAGACCACCCGGCTGGCCAGCAGGCTCATGCGCATCGCGGGGGACGCCTGCTTCCAGGTGGACGCGAACCTGCGCCCGGAGGGCCGGCAGGGGGCGCTGGTCCGCACCCTCGACGGGCACGTCTCGTACTACAAGCGGTGGGCGAAGACCTGGGAGTTCCAGGCGCTGCTCAAGGCGCGGCCCGTGGCGGGCGACCCCGAGCTGGGGGCCGCCTACGCCGACGCCGTCGCGCCGCTGGTGTGGAGCGCCGCGGACCGCGACGACTTCGTCGCGGACGTGCAGGCGATGCGCCGCCGGGTGGAGGACCACATCCGGCCCGACCACGCCGAGCGTGAGATCAAGCTCGGGGCGGGCGGGCTGCGCGACGTCGAGTTCGCGGTGCAGCTGCTGCAGCTCGTGCACGGCCGCACCGACGAGGCGTTGCGGTCCCCGTCCACGCTCGACGCGCTCACCGCCCTCGCCCGCGGCGGGTACGTCGGCCGTGAGGACGGGGCGAACCTCGCCGCGTCCTACCGGTTCCTGCGCCTCCTGGAGCACCGGCTCCAGCTGCAGCGGATGCTGCGCACGCACCTCATGCCCGCGGAGGACGCCGTCGCCGCGCAGCGCTGGCTCGCCCGCGCCGCCGGGCTGCGCCCCGACGGGCGGCATGACGTCGTGGGCGTGCTGAACGCGGAGTGGTCGCGCACGGTGCTGCGGGTGCGCAGGCTGCACGAGAAGCTGTTCTACCGGCCACTCCTGACGGCCGTGTCGCGGTTGCCTGCCGATACCGCGCGGCTGTCGGAGAAGGCGGCCTCCGCCCGCCTCGCGGCACTGGGCTGGGCCTCGCCCGACGGGGCGCTCGGGCACCTGAGGGCACTCACATCGGGCGTCTCGCGGGCCGCTGCGATCCAGCAGACGCTCCTCCCGGTGCTGCTCGACGAGCTGGCGCACAGCCCCGACCCGGATCGCGGGCTGCTCGCGTACCGGCGGGTGTCGGAGGCGCTCGCCGAGACCCCGTGGTACCTGCGGCTGCTGCGCGACGAGGGCCTGGTGGCCGAGCGGCTGATGCGCCTGCTCGGCACGTCGGCGCTGGTGCCGGACCTGCTGGTGCGCGCGCCGGAGGTGCTGCGGCTGCTCGCCGCGCCCGTGGCCGGACAGGTCGACGAGCTGCGCCGTGACCCCGCCGACTTCGCCTCGGCGTTGCGCACCACGGTCGCCCGGCAGCAGGATCCGGACGGCGCCGCCGCCACCGCGCGCTCCCTGCGCAGGCACGAGCTGCTGCGGGTCGCGTCTGCCGACCTGCTCGGCCTCCTCGAGGTCGAGCAGGTGTGCGCGGCGCTCAGCTCGGTGTGGGTGGCGGTGCTGCAGGCCACGCTGGACTCCGTGCTGCGGGCTGCAGGCGACGCGGTGCCCGCGCGGCTCGCCGTCATCGGGATGGGCCGGCTCGGCGGGGCGGAGCTGGGGTACGGCAGCGACGCCGACGTGCTCTTCGTCTGCGAGCCGGTGGGCGGCGCGTCCGACCACGAGGCCGCCAAGTGGGCGACGGGCGTGGCCGAGACGGTCCGGCGCAAGCTCGCCGCGCCCAACCCCGACCCCGCGCTCGTCGTCGACGCCGACCTGCGGCCGGAGGGCCGGTCCGGGCCGCTGGTCCGCACGCTGGACTCGTACCGCGCGTACTACGCCCGCTGGTCGGAGCCCTGGGAGGCACAGGCGCTGCTGCGCGCGAGCGCCGTGGCGGGCGATGAGGACCTCGGCAGGCGGTTCCTGCACATGGTCGACCCGATCCGGTACCCCGCCGCGGGTATCGACGCGGCGACCGTCACCGAGATCCGGCGGATCAAGGCGCGCGTCGACGAGGAACGGCTGCCCCGCGGCGCCGACCGCAGCACGCACACCAAGCTCGGCCACGGCGGGCTCGCCGACGTCGAGTGGACGGTGCAGCTGCTGCAGATGCAGCACGCTGGCGACGTGCCGGAGCTGCGCACGACCTCGACCCTGGAGGGGTTGCACGAGGCCGCAGAGGCGGGCCTGCTGCGCCGCGAGGACGCCGACGAGCTGGTCGCGGGCTGGCGGATGGCCACCCGCGCGCGCAACGCCGTGATGCTCGTGAAGGGCAAGCCCGGCGACCAGCTGCCCCGCTCGGGCCGGGAGCTGGCGGCGGTCGCGTCGGCCCTCGGCTACCCGGCCGACGGCGACCCCGGCGTCTTCCTGGACGACTACCGCCGCGCCACCCGCCGCGCCCGCGCGGTGGTGGAGCGGGTCTTCTACGGCTGGTGA
- a CDS encoding alpha/beta hydrolase, producing MSGLLDAPLLSGPLPVLVGAAGVAGGLFLLAGRSRRWWTRTVPAVLLVAAAVTALLAGLVDQVWQPFPDAVPLPVLLLVGAVLAAIGLAALGMRGRHWPGRVGAVVAVLLVVAGSLEGMNVVYREYPTLRTAMGLPAVDEIPFTQVPLREQVIVARSGLPLSAIWRPPAGMPGTGVVTEVTIPATVSGFTARPAWLYLPPAYLARPRAQLPVLVLLSGQPGSPDDWLNGGRLAERMDAFAAAHDGLAPVVVMPDHLGTPLDNPLCMDSRLGNVATYLSVDVPAWIRDTLQVDPKPSGWAIGGFSNGGTCSLQMAVNAPQVYPTFVDISGEAEPTLGDHASTVQAAFGGDEAAFAAVNPLDVLARKEFPDTAGFLVAGEQDTEYGPQAQRVFAACEAAGMDVRLDVKPGGHTFEVWGPGLEDALPWLARRLGMTP from the coding sequence GTGTCCGGGCTGCTCGACGCGCCGCTCCTGAGCGGCCCTCTCCCGGTGCTCGTCGGCGCAGCCGGCGTGGCCGGGGGGCTCTTCCTGCTCGCCGGGCGCTCCCGCCGCTGGTGGACGCGCACGGTGCCCGCCGTGCTGCTCGTCGCCGCTGCCGTGACCGCGCTGCTGGCGGGGCTGGTCGACCAGGTCTGGCAGCCGTTCCCGGACGCGGTCCCGCTGCCGGTGCTGCTCCTCGTCGGGGCCGTGCTCGCCGCGATCGGGCTCGCTGCGCTCGGGATGCGCGGGCGGCACTGGCCGGGCCGGGTGGGTGCGGTCGTGGCGGTGCTACTGGTGGTGGCGGGCTCCCTGGAGGGGATGAACGTCGTGTACCGGGAGTACCCGACCCTGCGCACGGCGATGGGACTGCCGGCCGTCGACGAGATCCCGTTCACGCAGGTCCCGCTGCGCGAGCAGGTCATCGTCGCCCGGTCGGGGCTGCCGCTGTCGGCGATCTGGCGCCCACCGGCCGGGATGCCCGGCACCGGCGTCGTCACCGAGGTGACGATCCCGGCCACCGTGTCGGGCTTCACCGCGCGGCCGGCGTGGCTGTACCTGCCGCCGGCGTATCTGGCGCGGCCCCGGGCCCAGCTGCCCGTGCTCGTGCTGCTGTCCGGCCAGCCCGGGTCGCCCGACGACTGGCTGAACGGCGGCCGGCTCGCCGAGCGGATGGACGCCTTCGCCGCCGCCCACGACGGGCTCGCCCCCGTGGTCGTGATGCCCGACCACCTCGGCACCCCGCTCGACAACCCGCTGTGCATGGACTCCCGGCTCGGCAACGTCGCCACCTACCTGTCGGTGGACGTCCCCGCGTGGATCCGCGACACCCTGCAGGTCGACCCGAAGCCGTCCGGCTGGGCGATCGGCGGGTTCTCGAACGGCGGCACCTGCTCGTTGCAGATGGCCGTGAACGCGCCACAGGTGTACCCCACGTTCGTGGACATCTCCGGCGAGGCCGAACCGACGCTGGGCGACCACGCCTCCACCGTCCAGGCCGCGTTCGGCGGCGACGAGGCCGCGTTCGCGGCCGTCAACCCGCTCGACGTGCTGGCCAGGAAGGAGTTCCCCGACACAGCGGGCTTCCTCGTCGCAGGCGAGCAGGACACGGAGTACGGGCCGCAGGCGCAGCGGGTGTTCGCGGCCTGCGAGGCGGCCGGCATGGACGTGCGGCTGGACGTCAAGCCCGGCGGGCACACCTTCGAGGTGTGGGGCCCGGGCCTGGAGGACGCCCTGCCGTGGCTGGCCAGGCGGCTGGGGATGACGCCGTGA
- a CDS encoding TetR family transcriptional regulator — MAFTDRSLPAREAILGAARARFAADGYDRATVRAIAADAGVDPSMVIRYFGSKRQLFARAAVFDLRLPDLTAAPRERLGDVLATHLLDRWEGDDGLQILLRTATTDDDAAERMRAIFAGQLAPQIAAITGDEAIAFTRAGLVATQALGTALCRYVLRLPPIVAMTPAEIVTWIAPTFQRYLTGARPFSG, encoded by the coding sequence ATGGCGTTCACCGACCGCTCGCTCCCGGCCCGCGAGGCGATCCTCGGCGCGGCCCGCGCACGCTTCGCCGCCGACGGGTACGACCGGGCCACCGTGCGGGCGATCGCAGCCGACGCGGGGGTCGACCCGTCGATGGTGATTCGCTATTTCGGCAGCAAGAGGCAGCTGTTCGCCCGCGCCGCGGTGTTCGACCTCCGGCTGCCCGACCTCACCGCCGCACCTCGCGAGCGGCTCGGCGACGTGCTCGCCACCCACCTGCTCGACCGCTGGGAGGGCGACGACGGCCTGCAGATCCTGCTCCGCACCGCGACCACCGACGACGACGCTGCGGAGCGGATGCGGGCGATCTTCGCCGGGCAGCTGGCCCCGCAGATCGCCGCGATCACGGGCGACGAAGCCATCGCGTTCACCCGCGCCGGCCTCGTCGCCACCCAGGCGCTCGGCACCGCCCTGTGTCGCTACGTCCTGCGGCTGCCGCCGATCGTCGCCATGACACCGGCGGAGATCGTCACGTGGATCGCCCCCACCTTCCAGCGCTACCTGACGGGAGCGCGTCCGTTCAGCGGCTGA
- a CDS encoding antibiotic biosynthesis monooxygenase has protein sequence MPHVLVHQRFEEFDRWKEVFDRLAPARAAASCRSTTLFRNRQDPHEVVVLFEFDDLAQARAHMGGDELRAAWRDAGVTDPGTPAILDAVPLDGGAR, from the coding sequence ATGCCACACGTGCTCGTCCACCAGCGCTTCGAGGAGTTCGACCGATGGAAGGAGGTGTTCGACCGGCTCGCGCCCGCTCGTGCCGCGGCGAGCTGCCGCAGCACCACCCTGTTCCGCAACCGCCAGGACCCGCACGAGGTCGTGGTGCTCTTCGAGTTCGACGACCTGGCGCAGGCCCGGGCGCACATGGGCGGTGACGAGCTGCGCGCCGCGTGGCGCGACGCCGGGGTCACCGACCCGGGGACACCCGCGATCCTCGACGCCGTGCCGCTCGACGGCGGTGCGCGATGA